The DNA region GCGAACTTCCGGCCCAGCCCGAACTGGAAAGCGCCCTTGATCGGCTTCACCACCTGACTGCCGGCGATCACAACGCCGAGCACAACCAGGGCGTGCCGCGCGTCGTGCCATGCCTGAGATGAAGCGCCCAGTCGCGCAGCCTCCGGCAGCAGCGTTACGAAACGACCCGTCTGCAGAAGGATGATCGCCGGCACGATCCCTTCCAGAACCGTCCCGACGAACATGACGACCGCAAAAGCAGGCGCCGCGCGCGCGGACAGCACCACCACGCGCACATTCGCGCGTAGCTCCTCCCGCCACGACGGCTTGTCGTCTCCGACCGGCCGCTTCACTCGGACGACCTCGCGACGCCGTCGGTCGGATCCCGGTACGTGAGCGCGGCAAGGCCCAGCAACGGCGCCTCAGCATCCTCTTCCGCCTCGTCCCAGAACTCCCGGATGAGTTCGGCCATTCGGCGCGCGAACTCCGCGGCGTGCTCGGCGGAGATCCGCCGGCTTCTGGTCTCAAACCACCGCGCCTGGTCCGGCCAAGTCGCAACGCTCGTAGCCACTTCCTGGCGCACGGCGTCGAGTCCGGCGGTAACAAGAGCCGGGAACATGTCCGGCCCGGGGCGCAAGCTGAACACGCGCGCCACCGCCCGGTAGTACTTCTCGACGTTGCCGCCCTTGACGTTGGTTCGAACCAAGCGAATGAGTCGTTGCCCAAGCAGGACGCGCACGTGGTAGAGCACCTTCGCCTGCGACTCACCCAGTCGGCCGGCAATCTGCTGGTTCGTCGCCGGCGCCTCCGCCAGGATGGCCAGGATCTGGTTGCGCAGCGGATCCGTGAACGCCTTGAGCTGCTCGGGGGTACGCACGACGTGAACTGCCTTCGGCTCGCCCTTGGGGTGCGCGCCGTCCTGACTTCGCCTGGTTCCCACGAATGCTTAGGATTCCCTAAGCGGTTGAACATGTCAAACCCGTTTGTCCGGAACGTTCACACGCAGTGCCGTCGGGCCGCACCGACGCAGACGAGCACTACAATCCGGGGCCGACCAGGAGCCAAGACGTGAAACAGTACGAACTCTTCATCGACGGCGACCACACGGCGGCCGCGTCGCGAGGAACGATCGAGTCGATCGACCCGGCGACCGGCGCGGTCGTCGCGCGCGTCGCGCGCGCCATGCCGACCGACGCGCGCCGGGCGATCGCGGCGGCGCGCGCGGCTTTCGACGACGGTCGCTGGAACTCTCGTCCGCTGGAGTGGCGAACCGAAGTCTTGCTGTCGGCCGTCGAACTCCTCTGGAGTCGCCGGTCACAACTGGCCGAGTTAGAGGCCCTCGACACCGGCATTCCCATCCGCACGACCACGGCCATGATTGCGTCCGCACTTCACCAAGTCCGAGACCTGGTGAACATCGCTGCCGGCATCTGCACGGTCGAACCCTTGCCCCACAACGAGTTCCCCTCGCCGGTTCAGAACCTGCTGATGCGGGATCCCTACGGGGTGTGCGCCGCCATCGTTCCGTTTGCGTCCCCGTTCGCGACCGCGGCGTGGAAAGTCTTCGCAGCGCTTGCGATGGGGAACACCGTCGTGCTCAAGCCCTCCCCTTCGACGCCGTGCACGGCGATGGAATTGGCGGTCGCACTCGACGAGTCGGGCTTGCCTCCCGGCTGCCTGAACGTGCTGTGCGGGGCCGACGCGCGCGTCGGAGAGGAACTTGTCACCAACACGCTCGTCGATCACGTTGCATTCACAGGATCAACCGACACCGGGCGCACGATCGGCCGGATCGCGGCCCAGACCGTGAAACGCGTGACGCTTCAACTCAGCGGCAAGAGCGCCAACATCCTGCTCGACGATGCGGACCTCGACGTCGCCGTCCCAGGCGCCCTGTGGGCGATCTACCTCGCTGCGGGCCAAACCTGCCGGGCAGGCTCACGACTGCTCGTTCCGAGGAAGATGGCCGAAGAAGTCACAGACCGAATCGTGTCGGCCGCAACTCAACTTCGCGTGGGCCCGACGCTCGAATGGGATACCGACTTCGGCCCGCTGGCCTCCCGCGCACAACTTGAGCGCGTCGAGCGTTACGTGAGCGTCGGACGGACCGACGGAGCGGCGCTCGCGTGCGGAGGTCACCGGCTGGCGGAGGAAGCCCTGACCCACGGCTTCTACTACGCGCCGACTGTGTTCACGGCCGTTCGCAACGACATGCGCATTGCGCAAGAAGAGATCCTCGGCCCCGTCCTGTCCGTCATTCCCTACGCCGATGTCGAAGAGGCCGTCGCGATCGCGAACGCAACGATTTACGGGCTTGCCGGCGCAGTCTGGAGCCGCGACGTGCCGCGGGCCTTGTCGGTGGCGCAGCGCCTGCGCGCGGGAACGGTGTGGATCAACGACTACCACATGCTCACAGCAACGGCACCTGTCGGTGGATACGCGCAGTCGGGGATCGGCAAGGAACTAGGAATCGCCGGCTGCCTTGAATACGCGCAGTCGAAACACGTCTGGGTGGATCAAGGCCGGACGCTCGAATCCCACACATGGACGCCGGTCATCGGAATCGACCGCATCTTCGGCGTCACCGCCGAGTAGCCGCGATCAGCGGTGACGGAAGGTGATGCGTCCGCGAGTCAAGTCGTAGGGCGACAATTCGACCTTTACGCGGTCGCCCGG from Actinomycetota bacterium includes:
- a CDS encoding winged helix-turn-helix domain-containing protein — protein: MGTRRSQDGAHPKGEPKAVHVVRTPEQLKAFTDPLRNQILAILAEAPATNQQIAGRLGESQAKVLYHVRVLLGQRLIRLVRTNVKGGNVEKYYRAVARVFSLRPGPDMFPALVTAGLDAVRQEVATSVATWPDQARWFETRSRRISAEHAAEFARRMAELIREFWDEAEEDAEAPLLGLAALTYRDPTDGVARSSE
- a CDS encoding aldehyde dehydrogenase family protein: MKQYELFIDGDHTAAASRGTIESIDPATGAVVARVARAMPTDARRAIAAARAAFDDGRWNSRPLEWRTEVLLSAVELLWSRRSQLAELEALDTGIPIRTTTAMIASALHQVRDLVNIAAGICTVEPLPHNEFPSPVQNLLMRDPYGVCAAIVPFASPFATAAWKVFAALAMGNTVVLKPSPSTPCTAMELAVALDESGLPPGCLNVLCGADARVGEELVTNTLVDHVAFTGSTDTGRTIGRIAAQTVKRVTLQLSGKSANILLDDADLDVAVPGALWAIYLAAGQTCRAGSRLLVPRKMAEEVTDRIVSAATQLRVGPTLEWDTDFGPLASRAQLERVERYVSVGRTDGAALACGGHRLAEEALTHGFYYAPTVFTAVRNDMRIAQEEILGPVLSVIPYADVEEAVAIANATIYGLAGAVWSRDVPRALSVAQRLRAGTVWINDYHMLTATAPVGGYAQSGIGKELGIAGCLEYAQSKHVWVDQGRTLESHTWTPVIGIDRIFGVTAE